Proteins from a single region of Starkeya sp. ORNL1:
- a CDS encoding creatininase: MNDSALMAELSWPEFAEKVRQGATVFLPLGATEQHGPHMALGVDVILPTSVCERVARNIGGVVAPAVPYGYKSQPRSGGGESFPGTISLDAHTLSLVVRDVIRGLGHDGVRRVVVACGHFENMWPAIEGIDLALRELRRDGITDMQILRLEYWDFVRRETLDRLFPEGFPGTELEHASLLETSFMLLLRPDLVDMGKVPSDGPARVPAYDRYPQPSGFIPASGVLARAERAASEKGQWLLDDHVELVTQAVRQGFEL, from the coding sequence GTGAACGACAGCGCATTGATGGCCGAACTCAGCTGGCCGGAATTCGCCGAGAAAGTCCGCCAGGGCGCGACGGTTTTCCTGCCGCTCGGCGCAACCGAGCAGCACGGCCCGCATATGGCGCTCGGCGTCGACGTCATCCTGCCGACCTCCGTGTGCGAGCGGGTGGCGCGCAACATCGGCGGTGTGGTCGCGCCCGCCGTGCCCTATGGCTACAAGTCGCAACCGCGCTCGGGCGGCGGCGAGTCGTTTCCCGGCACCATCAGCCTCGACGCACACACGCTTTCCTTGGTCGTGCGCGACGTGATCCGCGGTCTCGGCCATGATGGCGTACGACGCGTGGTCGTGGCCTGCGGTCACTTCGAGAACATGTGGCCGGCCATCGAAGGGATCGACCTCGCCTTGCGCGAATTGCGCCGCGACGGCATCACCGACATGCAGATATTGCGGCTGGAGTACTGGGACTTCGTGCGCCGCGAGACGCTCGACCGGCTTTTTCCGGAGGGGTTTCCCGGCACCGAGCTCGAGCACGCCTCCCTGCTCGAGACCTCCTTCATGCTACTGCTGCGCCCGGACCTCGTCGACATGGGCAAGGTGCCGAGCGATGGGCCGGCGCGCGTGCCTGCCTATGACCGCTATCCGCAGCCTTCGGGCTTCATTCCGGCATCGGGCGTGCTCGCGCGCGCCGAGCGCGCCGCTTCCGAAAAGGGCCAATGGCTGCTCGACGACCATGTCGAACTGGTCACGCAAGCCGTTCGACAGGGCTTCGAGCTCTGA
- a CDS encoding amidohydrolase, which produces MGVILADAWLITMNDRREVLDSASIYIEGQRIAAIGTRRQLCEAHPDAETIDCRGRIVMPGMVNTHTHLFQTLLKGLGDDMVLKKWFTCMTLPAACELTSDDSYIAALHGCVESLRSGVTTLVDFQYINSRPGMTENVVKAFHETGIRGFVCRGFLSAGQEFGVPEHLIEDSAAATAHARSLIRTHNTPDARVQVGLAPCMIWTVEAEGFRRVRQVASEEGALVTTHLAETDFEIQRAFSQYSCTDAELLSEIGFLGPDVLAVHCVQCNKHDLRVLRHHDVKVSHNPCSNLYLASGYPAIPEMLMAGITVGLASDGPASSNNHSLFQALKFAALVPKGLTRDATVITAEKVLEMATIDGARAVGLDREIGSVEVGKKADLIVIDYENAFMTPIHNPVSAIVYSALGHEVSDVMVDGAFVVRKGVVTSVDEKAVRERAQAAANSLAERSGIDRFKRRPWRSTAI; this is translated from the coding sequence ATGGGGGTGATCCTCGCCGACGCATGGTTGATCACCATGAATGATCGTCGCGAGGTGCTTGACAGCGCCAGCATCTACATCGAAGGCCAGCGTATCGCCGCGATCGGTACCCGCCGGCAGCTGTGCGAGGCGCACCCTGATGCAGAAACCATCGACTGCCGTGGCAGGATCGTCATGCCCGGCATGGTCAACACGCACACCCATCTGTTCCAGACCCTGCTCAAGGGTCTCGGCGATGACATGGTCCTGAAGAAATGGTTCACCTGCATGACGCTGCCCGCGGCATGCGAACTCACCAGCGACGACAGCTACATCGCGGCGCTGCACGGCTGCGTGGAATCGTTGCGCTCGGGCGTCACGACGCTGGTCGATTTCCAGTACATCAATTCGCGGCCCGGCATGACCGAGAATGTGGTGAAGGCGTTCCACGAAACCGGGATACGGGGCTTCGTCTGCCGCGGGTTCCTGAGCGCCGGCCAGGAATTCGGCGTTCCCGAACATCTCATCGAGGATTCGGCGGCAGCGACGGCCCATGCCCGCAGCCTGATCCGCACGCACAACACACCCGATGCGCGGGTGCAGGTCGGGCTGGCGCCCTGCATGATCTGGACGGTGGAAGCCGAGGGCTTCCGACGCGTTCGCCAGGTTGCCAGCGAAGAGGGAGCACTTGTCACCACGCATCTGGCAGAGACCGACTTCGAGATTCAGCGTGCGTTCTCGCAATATTCTTGCACCGATGCCGAACTGCTCAGCGAGATCGGCTTCCTCGGCCCCGATGTGCTGGCCGTGCACTGCGTGCAGTGCAACAAGCACGATTTGCGCGTCCTGCGTCATCACGACGTGAAGGTCTCGCACAATCCCTGCAGCAACCTCTATCTCGCGTCCGGCTACCCCGCGATCCCGGAGATGCTCATGGCCGGCATCACGGTCGGCCTTGCTTCCGACGGCCCAGCCAGCAGCAATAATCACAGCCTGTTCCAGGCGCTGAAATTCGCCGCGCTGGTGCCCAAGGGCCTGACTCGCGACGCCACCGTCATCACCGCGGAGAAGGTGCTGGAGATGGCGACCATCGATGGCGCGCGAGCGGTCGGACTGGATAGGGAGATCGGCTCGGTCGAGGTCGGCAAGAAGGCCGACCTGATCGTCATCGACTACGAGAACGCCTTCATGACGCCGATCCACAATCCGGTGTCGGCCATCGTCTACTCGGCCCTCGGACATGAGGTCAGCGACGTCATGGTCGACGGCGCATTCGTGGTGCGGAAGGGCGTGGTGACCAGCGTGGACGAGAAGGCCGTCCGCGAGCGCGCGCAGGCCGCGGCGAATTCATTGGCCGAGCGCTCGGGAATTGATCGCTTCAAGCGCCGGCCGTGGCGGTCCACGGCGATCTGA
- a CDS encoding zinc-binding dehydrogenase — MRAVTVEQPGNLDALAVVELADPQPRSGEVLVAVDYAACNWGDIQKRQGIYPDPMTYPLVLGGEGAGTVIAVGTGVETLAIGQPVAFISGRDMLRAFADEVAIPAELVVPLPPGFDRAKAAALPVAALTAYHLLHTAHHLRAGDRILVHAISGGVGLALTQLVRDAGAIVLGTVGTGDKAAQALALGAERVIARDVEDFVEVIMRMTDGAGIDLVIDSLGADILERSFDVLRPFGRLINIGEAAGDPEFDVRKALYRRSTSMAGFELMHAVPGSPRWNAGVRHVMQALEAGTLEMPIAAEFPLEEIRDAQALLESRRTIGKVLIRVRGER; from the coding sequence ATGCGCGCCGTCACCGTCGAGCAGCCTGGAAATCTGGACGCCCTGGCCGTCGTCGAACTCGCCGATCCGCAGCCACGCTCCGGCGAGGTGCTGGTCGCGGTCGATTATGCGGCATGCAACTGGGGCGACATCCAGAAGCGCCAGGGGATCTATCCGGATCCGATGACCTATCCGCTGGTGCTTGGCGGCGAAGGTGCCGGCACCGTGATTGCCGTCGGCACCGGCGTCGAGACCCTCGCCATCGGGCAGCCGGTGGCATTCATCAGCGGGAGGGACATGCTGCGGGCCTTCGCCGACGAGGTCGCTATCCCGGCGGAATTGGTCGTGCCGTTGCCACCCGGTTTCGACCGGGCCAAGGCAGCGGCGCTACCGGTCGCGGCGCTGACGGCCTATCACCTGCTCCACACGGCGCATCATCTGCGTGCAGGCGACCGGATTCTGGTCCACGCCATCAGTGGCGGCGTCGGGCTCGCCTTGACTCAACTGGTCCGGGATGCCGGCGCGATCGTGCTCGGCACGGTCGGCACGGGGGACAAGGCGGCGCAGGCCCTCGCGCTGGGCGCCGAGCGGGTCATCGCTCGCGACGTCGAGGATTTCGTCGAGGTGATCATGCGGATGACCGATGGAGCGGGCATCGACCTCGTCATCGACTCCCTGGGGGCCGATATACTGGAGCGCAGCTTCGACGTGCTGCGCCCGTTCGGCCGGCTCATCAATATCGGCGAAGCCGCGGGGGACCCCGAATTCGACGTGCGCAAAGCGCTTTACAGGCGCTCGACCTCGATGGCCGGCTTCGAACTCATGCATGCTGTACCCGGTTCGCCGCGATGGAATGCCGGTGTGCGCCATGTGATGCAGGCGCTGGAGGCGGGAACGCTGGAGATGCCGATCGCTGCCGAGTTCCCGCTGGAGGAGATC